Proteins encoded within one genomic window of Cucumis sativus cultivar 9930 chromosome 3, Cucumber_9930_V3, whole genome shotgun sequence:
- the LOC101208344 gene encoding dihydrofolate synthetase isoform X1, with product MNVFKYHHHCRPQILGSLLLNHFIGECPSISSRFGSKQCFATHSEDQHMTQFMEYLDSLKNYEKLGVPRGSGTDSDDGFDLGRMRRLMERLGNPQSRFKAIHIAGTKGKGSTAAFLSNILRVEGYSVGCYTSPHIETIRERISLGRSGDMVSGKALNSLFKRNKEVFDQSVELENGHLSHFEVLTAMAFSLFAQEDVDVAVIEAGLGGARDATNIICSSELAAAVITSIGEEHVAALGGSLESIATAKAGIIKRGCPTILGGPFLPRIEYILRDKALSMSSPVISASDPGNRSTIKGVNLLNGGLSQCCDIVIQIDNEFIELLDVNLRMLGPHQLQNAATATCVILTLRNLGWRISDASIRSGLEQTFLIGRSHFLAAREAEVLGLPGATILLDGAHTKDSAKALLDTIQMAFPEAQLALVVAMASDKNHVGFAREFLQGGKLESVVLTEALIGGGKSRTTSAAFLRDCWIQASNELGIPISLETKDAEVFFTSKLGNRPVLTTETSLLHAIKIAAEILKQRTKGRQGLVVVSGSLHAVSMGKVMKQPSQKGEKLE from the exons ATGAATGTCTTCAAATATCATCACCACTGTCGCCCGCAGATTCTCGGTAGCCTTCTCCTAAATCATTTCATTGGCGAATGCCCTTCTATCAGTTCCCGATTTGGGTCCAAACAATGCTTCGCCACTCACTCAGAAGACCAACACATGACCCAATTCATGGAATATTTAGATTCCCTGAAAAACTACGAGAAATTGGGTGTACCCAGAGGTTCAGGCACTGATTCTGATGATGGGTTCGATCTGGGAAGGATGAGAAGGCTGATGGAACGACTGGGTAATCCGCAATCCAGGTTTAAG GCAATTCACATTGCTGGAACGAAGGGAAAAGGGTCGACTGCGGCATTCCTTTCGAACATTTTACGAGTAGAGGGATACTCTGTTGGTTGTTATACTAG TCCTCATATTGAAACTATAAGGGAACGTATTTCACTTGGAAGATCTGGAGACATGGTCTCTGGGAAGGCACTAAATTCTCTTTTCAAAAGGAATAAAGAGGTCTTTGATCAGTCAGTAGAGCTTGAAAATGGACATTTAAGTCACTTTGAG GTCCTTACTGCTATGGCGTTCTCGCTCTTTGCTCAAGAAGATGTTGATGTTGCAGTCATTGAG GCTGGACTTGGTGGTGCACGGGATGCAACAAACATAATTTGCAGCTCTGAACTTGCTGCTGCAGTCATAACTTCAATTGGAGAGGAACACGTGGCTGCCTTGGGTGGCTCTTTGGAAAGCATTGCAACGGCAAAGGCTGGAATAATTAAACGTGGTTGTCCA ACAATTCTGGGTGGTCCATTCCTTCCAAGAATTGAGTACATTCTTCGCGATAAAGCATTGTCCATGTCTTCGCCCGTAATATCAGCCTCAGATCCTGGAAACAGAAGTACCATAAAAGGTGTAAACCTGCTCAATGGAGGACTTAGCCAATGTTGCGACATAGTAATTCAAATAGACAATGAA TTCATCGAGTTATTGGATGTCAACCTCCGCATGCTTGGACCCCATCAACTTCAGAATGCAGCAACTGCAACTTGTGTTATTCTTACTCTCCGTAATTTAG GCTGGAGAATTTCGGATGCATCTATCAGGAGTGGACTAGAGCAAACATTCCTTATTGGTAGGAGTCATTTCTTAGCAGCCAGGGAAGCTGAGGTTCTTGGACTACCTGGAGCAACGATATTGCTGGATGGAG CACATACCAAAGACTCTGCTAAAGCATTATTGGATACCATTCAAATGGCTTTCCCTGAGGCTCAATTGGCTCTTGTGGTTGCAATGGCCAGTGATAAGAATCACGTTGGTTTTGCTAGAGAATTCCTTCAAG GTGGAAAATTAGAGTCCGTTGTCTTAACTGAAGCCCTTATTGGTGGAGGCAAATCAAGGACAACTTCAGCTGCTTTTCTAAGAGACTGCTGGATCCAAGCATCCAATGAATTGGGGATCCCTATTTCTTTAGAAACTAAAGATGCAGAAGTTTTCTTCACAAGCAAACTCGGAAACAGACCGGTATTGACTACTGAGACCTCGTTATTACATGCCATAAAAATTGCTGCCGAGATTCTCAAGCAGAGAACGAAAGGACGGCAAGGTCTTGTCGTAGTATCTGGCTCTCTGCATGCTGTTTCAATG GGAAAAGTAATGAAACAACCCTCTCAAAAGGGTGAGAAACTAGAGTAG
- the LOC101208344 gene encoding dihydrofolate synthetase isoform X2 gives MNVFKYHHHCRPQILGSLLLNHFIGECPSISSRFGSKQCFATHSEDQHMTQFMEYLDSLKNYEKLGVPRGSGTDSDDGFDLGRMRRLMERLGNPQSRFKAIHIAGTKGKGSTAAFLSNILRVEGYSVGCYTSPHIETIRERISLGRSGDMVSGKALNSLFKRNKEVFDQSVELENGHLSHFEVLTAMAFSLFAQEDVDVAVIEAGLGGARDATNIICSSELAAAVITSIGEEHVAALGGSLESIATAKAGIIKRGCPTILGGPFLPRIEYILRDKALSMSSPVISASDPGNRSTIKGVNLLNGGLSQCCDIVIQIDNEFIELLDVNLRMLGPHQLQNAATATCVILTLRNLGWRISDASIRSGLEQTFLIGRSHFLAAREAEVLGLPGATILLDGAHTKDSAKALLDTIQMAFPEAQLALVVAMASDKNHVGFAREFLQGGKLESVVLTEALIGGGKSRTTSAAFLRDCWIQASNELGIPISLETKDAEVFFTSKLGNRPVLTTETSLLHAIKIAAEILKQRTKGRQGLVVVSGSLHAVSMVLASLHS, from the exons ATGAATGTCTTCAAATATCATCACCACTGTCGCCCGCAGATTCTCGGTAGCCTTCTCCTAAATCATTTCATTGGCGAATGCCCTTCTATCAGTTCCCGATTTGGGTCCAAACAATGCTTCGCCACTCACTCAGAAGACCAACACATGACCCAATTCATGGAATATTTAGATTCCCTGAAAAACTACGAGAAATTGGGTGTACCCAGAGGTTCAGGCACTGATTCTGATGATGGGTTCGATCTGGGAAGGATGAGAAGGCTGATGGAACGACTGGGTAATCCGCAATCCAGGTTTAAG GCAATTCACATTGCTGGAACGAAGGGAAAAGGGTCGACTGCGGCATTCCTTTCGAACATTTTACGAGTAGAGGGATACTCTGTTGGTTGTTATACTAG TCCTCATATTGAAACTATAAGGGAACGTATTTCACTTGGAAGATCTGGAGACATGGTCTCTGGGAAGGCACTAAATTCTCTTTTCAAAAGGAATAAAGAGGTCTTTGATCAGTCAGTAGAGCTTGAAAATGGACATTTAAGTCACTTTGAG GTCCTTACTGCTATGGCGTTCTCGCTCTTTGCTCAAGAAGATGTTGATGTTGCAGTCATTGAG GCTGGACTTGGTGGTGCACGGGATGCAACAAACATAATTTGCAGCTCTGAACTTGCTGCTGCAGTCATAACTTCAATTGGAGAGGAACACGTGGCTGCCTTGGGTGGCTCTTTGGAAAGCATTGCAACGGCAAAGGCTGGAATAATTAAACGTGGTTGTCCA ACAATTCTGGGTGGTCCATTCCTTCCAAGAATTGAGTACATTCTTCGCGATAAAGCATTGTCCATGTCTTCGCCCGTAATATCAGCCTCAGATCCTGGAAACAGAAGTACCATAAAAGGTGTAAACCTGCTCAATGGAGGACTTAGCCAATGTTGCGACATAGTAATTCAAATAGACAATGAA TTCATCGAGTTATTGGATGTCAACCTCCGCATGCTTGGACCCCATCAACTTCAGAATGCAGCAACTGCAACTTGTGTTATTCTTACTCTCCGTAATTTAG GCTGGAGAATTTCGGATGCATCTATCAGGAGTGGACTAGAGCAAACATTCCTTATTGGTAGGAGTCATTTCTTAGCAGCCAGGGAAGCTGAGGTTCTTGGACTACCTGGAGCAACGATATTGCTGGATGGAG CACATACCAAAGACTCTGCTAAAGCATTATTGGATACCATTCAAATGGCTTTCCCTGAGGCTCAATTGGCTCTTGTGGTTGCAATGGCCAGTGATAAGAATCACGTTGGTTTTGCTAGAGAATTCCTTCAAG GTGGAAAATTAGAGTCCGTTGTCTTAACTGAAGCCCTTATTGGTGGAGGCAAATCAAGGACAACTTCAGCTGCTTTTCTAAGAGACTGCTGGATCCAAGCATCCAATGAATTGGGGATCCCTATTTCTTTAGAAACTAAAGATGCAGAAGTTTTCTTCACAAGCAAACTCGGAAACAGACCGGTATTGACTACTGAGACCTCGTTATTACATGCCATAAAAATTGCTGCCGAGATTCTCAAGCAGAGAACGAAAGGACGGCAAGGTCTTGTCGTAGTATCTGGCTCTCTGCATGCTGTTTCAATGGTGTTAGCTTCTCTTCATTCTTGA
- the LOC101211617 gene encoding transcription factor SPEECHLESS, with translation MVDTFADLFQQNDEFVDHTLNPHFEGDDLFSIFESLENVAEFTMIEDDIEPVKDGEETTSLVFSETELETSPKTKRLKTIAATSPTAAMTSTGLSSSEDPNPDGPQRMSHITVERNRRKQMNEHLTVLRSLMPCFYVKKGDQASIIGGVVEYIKELQQVLQSLEAKKQRKVVYSEVLSPRVVSSPRPNLAMSPRKPPLSPRLNLPISPRTPQPTSPYSKPPPRLQQPPSAATGGGAYNIPSSSSSTTNMANNNSLEPSPCNSCSTTNSSIDNNNNNNNSNSNSNNNNDLVANSKSAIAEVEVKFTGPNVVLKTVSPPIPGQAFKIISALEQLSLEILHVKITTLDETMFNSFTIKIGIECQLSAEELAQQIQQTFC, from the exons ATGGTTGATACTTTTGCTGATCTCTTCCAACAAAATGATGAATTTGTCGACCATACATTGAATCCCCATTTTGAGGGAGACGACCTCTTTAGCATCTTCGAGAGTTTGGAGAACGTTGCTGAGTTCACTATGATCGAAGATGATATTGAGCCTGTTAAAGATGGCGAAGAAACTACGAGCTTGGTCTTCTCTGAGACAGAGCTTGAGACTTCGCCAAAAACCAAGCGGTTGAAGACGATAGCGGCGACGTCTCCTACTGCTGCAATGACGTCGACCGGTCTTTCTTCCTCGGAGGATCCAAACCCTGATGGACCTCAAAGAATGTCGCATATTACGGTGGAACGTAACCGTAGGAAGCAAATGAACGAACACTTGACTGTCTTGAGATCACTCATGCCTTGCTTCTATGTCAAGAAA GGAGATCAAGCTTCAATAATTGGAGGGGTGGTGGAATACATCAAAGAGCTGCAACAAGTTCTCCAATCATTAGAAGCCAAAAAGCAAAGGAAAGTTGTTTATAGTGAAGTATTAAGCCCTAGGGTTGTTTCAAGTCCAAGGCCTAACTTAGCAATGAGTCCAAGAAAACCACCACTAAGCCCTCGCCTCAACCTGCCAATCAGTCCAAGAACTCCACAACCCACTAGCCCTTATAGCAAGCCTCCTCCAAGGTTGCAACAACCTCCCTCCGCCGCCACCGGTGGTGGTGCCTATAATATACCTTCAAGCAGCTCTAGTACCACCAATATGGCTAATAACAACTCATTAGAGCCATCTCCTTGTAATTCATGTTCGACCACAAATTCCTCAattgacaataataataataataataatagcaataGCAATAGTAACAACAATAATGATCTTGTGGCAAATTCAAAATCAGCCATAGCTGAAGTTGAGGTGAAGTTTACAGGTCCAAATGTGGTTTTGAAGACAGTTTCTCCTCCAATCCCTGGTCAAGCTTTCAAGATTATTTCTGCACTTGAACAACTCTCCCTTGAAATTCTCCATGTCAAGATCACCACCCTTGATGAAACCATGTTTAACTCCTTCACAATTAAG ATTGGAATTGAATGCCAACTTAGTGCAGAGGAATTGGCTCAACAAATTCAGCAAACATTCTGCtaa